The genomic window taacaataataaacgGTGTATTTGTTTCATGACAaaacattacaataataaatttcaCCTTGTAATCTATAATGAAATTAGAAAAGGCTATATCGGCTTGCTTCAGATGAAGCTGCTGCAAGAGCTTTGATACactttatcaaataaaaattattatagtaactaaaaatattacgatttgtAATCaatcatataataatattagggtttgattaaaaaatgtgtttataaTATCATCacacaataatataataagagaAGAGCAAAAAAGCGAGGagagaatttaaatttaattttgacatgCTTCATCATATTTGATATGTATCTCAAATTAAAGGTCTTAAAAAGTTAAGACGAAAAAGTGAAATCCGTTTTCCCCTATCTTTAATAGAATTGGCTCTAGAGCCTCTAAAAGTAATGAAAAGTAcaaatttgaacaccctgtatattggaaacaattataatataaagtatGACATGTGATACATTAAAGTTTTTGGTATTTTGCGTAGAATCcaataaagtaataatatacaaaattaaaaatacatttatgtttaactttgttttgcttttattttagatttcaaTTCCATCTGGCAGTAAAAGATCCTTAGCCATTTTGGAAATGGTACGAGTGAAAAACCAAGCTAACAACCCCAATGTTGCTGCTTAAAAATCTTTCgtcaaaacaaatcaaaacttTTCGATTCGAGATCAGTCTACGGAAAATGATATGAACATGCAAAATGTATCATCTCTAAACCATTTTGATCAATCTCTCATAAAGGATATGCCTGACGAACTTCTCGACACAtctttaaataatctaaatacatcaatttttgataaaagtgACCTTTTTGAAAAAGAAACTAACTGCAGAAGCTTTTTTAATAAGggtataaatattattagaaattaatattaatatacaatcatattattacattaattatattatattacagaTGATGGTTTAATAAATATGGAAAGTGACCAAGATCAATACCACGACCGAGACCACCGAACAATCAGCTCCAATCAGTCCAACTACTGCTCTGACCGCAAAACTCCAGACTACAATTTAACCACCTTAAGTACCGtcgaaaataacttaaaacaaaatttcagcAGCACTGATGAGAGAACTACAACACATGATGGTTTGTTAATAAATCAGGAAAGAAACAACGAATactactataataataaatccGAAAATATCCCCGAAAACAACTTAACAGATGAAGATTCTTCTTTCTTGGACCCTGAAAACACATCTGAATATGATCCTGAAAATAACTTAAGTGATGAAGATTCTTCTCTTTCTGAAACCGATTTCTTTGCCATTAAACCAGGGACAAGGAAGAGAAAAATGTATTTGCATTCAAAAGAGGAAAgggacaaaattaaaaaaacccaaaaaattcaGTCATATAAAGTTCAAGAGTCATGTAAATGTCGCAACAAATGCTTAGATAAAATACCTCAAGACATgcgtattaaaataaatacgaaATTTTGGAATTTGGATTATGAGGGTCGAAAAACTTTTGTGAACATGACTTGTCAAGGTTTGCCAAAATTTCTACTTTGGAACTTTGGGATTTAAAGGAAATAATGGTTCTTTGCACAAGTTCTTATCTCCCCCTCAGGACAAAAGAGGAACACACAACAACCATAAGAAAACAGTAAATGTTGACCAAATAAAAGAACACATAATGTCCTTTTGTCCTACGATTTTACATTATCGTAGGGAGCATGGTCCAAACAAAATTTACTTACCGAGCGATTTAAGCATCACAGCTATGCATAAAAGGTTGACAGCAATTTATGGATCCAACGCAGGCAGCTACTCTACCTATCGACATATTGTGACTAACGTACTGAACATATCGTTTACACATCTTGGTCATGAGGAATGTGAAATGTGTTCCGAgaacaaaatacacaaaaaaaacacattgtAATGAAGTATCTCCTGATTGTGCAAATTGCCAGAAATACGCAGTTCATTTTAAAAACGTATCTCAAGCGTGATAATTATATAAGGAAAGCGAAAAAAGCGCAAATAAAGAAAACGAGTTACATGTTGCTGTTGATTTGCAGAAGGTTATCATGCTTTCGAGGCTGGATATGTacaaagaagtaatttttacaCCTCGATTAATCGCTTTTCATGAGAGCTTTGTACCTGtgggaaaattttgtcaaaataaaccTCCCTTCGCTACGGTTTGGCATGAGGCCGTGTCAGATCGCAAAAAGGAGGATATAATCAGCACCTACAATGCCTTTTTTACCGAATATGCCAGAGATTATAAGAACATTGTTATATGGTGTAATAACTGCCAGTCACAGAACAAAAACTGGTGTCTGTTTTCCTATCtaatctatttaattaatagtACCGAGATAAATGCTGAGACCATATCTTTTTGGTATTTTGAAAAGGGTCATACTTTTATGGCTGCAGATGCTTTTCACCATCTGgttgaaaaaaaactaagagaaaaaaagtatgtttacgattttaaagatttttgcgATTGTGTTCAATTTGCATCAAAGACGCAACCTGTACTTAAAACAATGACTCACAATGATTTTAGGAAATGGCCGGTCGATATTTCTAATAaccaaatacaaaaaatgaataaaaacaacgctcaaattttaataaaggatATGAAAGTGGTTACAGTAAAAAGAGGGtccaaaaatttgttttttaaaacaagttaCAATGATGGTAACGAAGAATCACTGATGTGccttgcaaaaaaattacaacctCAAAATGTTGTAATTACTAAGCCTCCAGCCGCTGAAAACGATAAGATACGAACACAAGCGCGCATTTTGGCTCAATTTGCCAGTCCATAATCAAGTTCACGATTATATTATTGAAAGTGATGATGAATAAATAGTAGAGATAATGTTTGCTTATATTTTAGGTTAAGTAACcaaagtttttaagtttatatacaTACTATGTACTCACacgtttaaaataattacagttAGTACctaattatcttaaaatgtagtttttgttattttttattatgtgacGTACTAGTTaaatatacattaattttttttttctaaatatatacgtgttttgtatttttctatgttaattttattagcaaaaatatttgttaaatattaataaaagttaaaactttccttttttttgagtttttattcCGTTAATGcatactaatttaaaattaataaatttaatactaaAGATTCgctcttttttcttaaaacggTGAAATTAATTCCACCAATATACTGTTTAATAAAAAGGGCGAATGTACTTTGTATGTTACATTCGCTCTTTTTGCTAAGAACGTtggcttaaatataaaaacgagGAAACATTCGCTTtgctttttttgatattattatttaaataaaggagttaattaacttttatttaagcaaAGGGTAAGATACGTTTGGgggaaaacattaaaaaaaatcaggccaaaatattacctaataaataagttattgaATTACTAAATATGCAAAAACTTTAAGtgcgtttttctcaaaactgtAATTTGTAACATTCGCTCTTTTTAATAACCACGGCAGAATAGCTGTAGATTTATCTCATAGACAAGCCCGGTTAAAAGGATATGTAGACTTAAGTATcgcaaagaaataatttttgcaatattttaggtCCTATCCAGAGATTCTAACATACCCCAGATATTTTAGAATTCGTTTTTTAATGGTGTATGTTTGTAATGTGAGCTCTCCATGATATTATGAGCAATCTTCTATACAGCCACAtttcaaatacttttagatttttagtgGTAGCTTCTGTGAGTGTCTAGGTTTCAACTCCATACAATAAAACAGAACAGATATTAAGTACCTTACTCTTGTTTCAAGAGAAATGTATATATGCACCTTTGGCAACATTTTGTGAAACGTCTTCCGTGCTTTCCCCATacgatattttatttctagtgCACTGTCCTATTATTCAGTTATTATCACTCAAAGGTAGCAATCTAGTTAAACACATTTACTTCGAGTTCCATCAACATACAGATGATCCTTATTTATATCAATAATTCAATCTGTTGTTCACTGGATCTCTATTAAATCTTAACCAAGCTGTGTGATTCCAATAGagatttgaaattattataatatatttatcattCAAGCTGGTCTCTTCCAGGATATTGATCATTTTATGATGTTGAATGTGAATAAATGCTTTTAGATGCTACAGAGGAGCTTAGAATTTCATAAATCGTATTTTCTTATAACGAGGATACTCTTGGTAATTTGTCAagccgactttatttaaagtttacataatgaattaattaaatatgattATGGCTGCTAACCATCTTAACtctcaaatattttattgatctaGGTACCTTTTGAGAATATTTAAAGttgcacaaaaaaaacaaccttGTTTTTCAACAGATTAAATCTCCCAAAGCAGTTTTTCTATTGTTAAGTGCTAGAGCATAGGGTTTCCCTTATTTTGCAACTGGTAGAATCAAATTATCTCTCTTTCTTAAGAACGTTTGCTTGCAAAATATTCTATTGCAAAAACATTAGCGAAAATTAAGTCCACCCAACCTCATGAAATGAAACCTTTGAAAgttttataattgaaaaaatccTAATTGAAAATTACGCCTTTGAGACCTTATCGATCcagaaatattatattaattatctaATAACTTCGCAGCCGTCAagtgaaaatgattttttttagatgtgATACCAGACTTTGAGAGCAGTAGAATAAGTTTCTCTCTTACATTCTTATGCTTCTTTATAATTACTACTTATACAAAATTTGTGGTGTCTAGTACgcactaataaatttgagaACCAAATAAGTTTCCCTAACAAGAATAATACCAGGGATGGATttctaaaacattaatttctttttagtgAAAATCGTTCtccaactacctggaagaaaataattattttattaattccaggcagatgaaaaacaaaataaagaaattaaatttaaaaaatattaggaagAAGATGAACAAGAGGATTCAGACCCATATCATCAtagatgaagaagaagagttAGAGTTTTGATATGGCAATAACTTGATAAGTTACATGAGgagaagaatttttttctccaactacctggaagaaaatatttgtttaattaatttcaggcaatttcAAAACCAAATGGGTTAAAGTGCCTGAAATCCGAAGTAAATCGCTTAACTCTTAGCGGCGCCTAATTTAgttggtaaaaaaataactagtggagccaaaatatttttttttatgaatttttatattttttgtaaaattgttgtaatttattacattagtaataataaaaaaataaaaaaatgaaaatctgcCAATAATTCGGTGGATCATATTGTGGACCACCgcgacacaaaataaaaaaactaagagtaagataacaaatttatttaaaaactcatacaAACTTGGGTACTAAAAATTACGTTGCATGATAACTTTGGAAACACTCTTTATGTTTTCCCAAGCACAAAGGGACTTTACATATGGAACATACCCAATCCGTCCTTACTGGGTTAGCCTTAGTGCTAAAAAGCGCGCATCTTCTTCTGGTACTCCTTGTAGGGTGATGAGCAGATCACTGCTGTCTTATCTCTAAGGGTACGtaagatttgtatttttttatttcaacatctGATGGTGCAACCAAGTTTCTCTTTCGATTTACAAGCATTTCTGAGATTAAACTGACACTTCGTCTAAAATCTTTAGCAGACATTTCTGATAACTCCaacctattataaataatattggaatTTACAATTGATGCatctaataagtaaaaaaatattcgatgcCACCACTTTTTACTGCGATGGTCAATCTTGTAGTTAGAAAGTTTTTGGTCAAATATGTCGACTCCATTCATATTAGAATTGTAATCGATTATAGATTGAGGACATGGAATTCCAGTAATTTGTCcactttttcttttctttttactgtTTGTACATCTTCTGGCTGATGAAAATTTGATAACATGTGAACACATCGACGGTCTTTCCATTTTGCAGCTTACAATCCGGTACTGCTACAAGCACATCACCGCGTTTTAAATTCTTGTCTGGTTTAAATTTTGGCATATGACGACGGTTAAGATTTACCGTTCCAACAGCAtggatttttctttctttcaattGTTAGAATAGATCGAcactagtaaaaaaattatcaacatatATTACATGGTCTTCATTTTCtaagttttttatcaaatttgtaaCGACTCTTGAACCATGGCACTTTTCTATCTCATCAGTAGGTGATTTTCCAGTGTACAAATCAAATTTTAGGCATTAACCAGATTTATCAGCTAAGATCCACATCTTATACCCCCTTTAGATTGATTTTTTTGGCATGTATTGCTTAAGGCTACTACGACCCTTAAATTTAATCATTGACTCATCAACTACAACTACTTGATTACGAATTAGGCATTTTCAAAGTTATGAGTCAACAGTTCTAGCATAGGGCAAATTTTATAGAGCTTATCATAGTCTGGGGAAGATTTTGGAGGCAACAGAGAATTATTATTCAGATGGAGATGACTCAAGAGCCATCCAAATCTTTTTTGGGTCATTACTGAGCTGATAAAAGCATCATGCAATTCGGGAGCAGTTGACCAATAATCCTTATAGCTGGGACTACGTTTGATACCCATTAACAAATTTATGTCCAGAAAAGCATTAATTTCACACTAATTCGTAGGGACATAGCTTTTCCCAGTTGAAAGTTTTTCCTGCTCGGCATAAAGATTTGTTTGAAACACTAAAGTACCAATAAATTCcttagtaataaacattttaaaaatcatatatggTGTTGGATCATTAATGTCTTTGATAACTGAGGAATTCCAGAAGATTTGGTAAATTGAGGAAGAGGATCAGGTCTATGAACATTAGACCAAACAGAAATTTTAGCTTTTGACCACTGTTGTTGCAGTTCGGAAAGGGGGATATTATCACTTGGATCTTCCTCCTCAGAAACCAGCAGTTACCATATCTGTAATAACTGTAGGAACTAAAGTTTCGTCCTCTATATCGGAGGAGTCCATATCAATTTCTGACTCAGACCCCGAAGGCAGTGTATCGACATAAAATTTGTCGATTTCTGTGTTGACTTCATCGTAAGGCAAACCTACTACCGTCTTAAATGGCAATGGCTCCATACCTGCAAGAAAATATTGTataggtattttataattagtgaAACTCAATATTCTAAGTTGAGCGGTGCTAGTAAAAAAGGACCAcctaaaaacaatgttttttttacaacatactaataaatatatgtaaattaaatatctatacTTACTGGAATGATGTAAGCTATCACTTTTTGCAGGATCTAATAGTATTTATCAATTTAGACACAGATAActaacttttgtttattttaacctcAAATTTAATTCATAACAGGTGTCATCAATGCTGCTATCCACCGAATAAGAAATCTAATAAGTTAAAATGTCCACGGAGGGAGCTCCAATAGGtggtttaaattttgtgcttCGGCAGCGCATTGCAAAGCAACATCAAaatatggtctattttttgaacTACTGAGCCTTTAAACCATTAGTCAGggtggtttaaatttttaatgtatacttaaagaattaaataaattaaaataaaaaattactttaaacttCAAAGAGAAATTAAATACCAGGCACAatttatcagttttattatacattacatCTTCATCTTCCGTTTTTAACTCTTTAGGCcgtacttttattattttcattattatattttcattattaaaaatttccgagattttcataaaatcatTGACTATATCTGGATCAACTGGATGGATGCATTAGAAACACGTAAAAACAGTCTATATTATGAAAGAttgattttgaaaga from Anthonomus grandis grandis chromosome 13, icAntGran1.3, whole genome shotgun sequence includes these protein-coding regions:
- the LOC126744020 gene encoding uncharacterized protein LOC126744020, which gives rise to MNMQNVSSLNHFDQSLIKDMPDELLDTSLNNLNTSIFDKSDLFEKETNCRSFFNKDDGLINMESDQDQYHDRDHRTISSNQSNYCSDRKTPDYNLTTLSTVENNLKQNFSSTDERTTTHDGLLINQERNNEYYYNNKSENIPENNLTDEDSSFLDPENTSEYDPENNLSDEDSSLSETDFFAIKPGTRKRKMYLHSKEERDKIKKTQKIQSYKVQESCKCRNKCLDKIPQDMRIKINTKFWNLDYEGRKTFVNMTCQGLPKFLLWNFGI